The region CAACGAGGAGAGAATCCCCAAGTTCATTCAAGTAGTTACGAAATTCGTCGTAGTCAAAATCTTTGGCATAGGTTGGACCTTGCTTAAGAGCTACCATAATTTCAGTACAGTAACCAAATGTAATGTCCTCAGTCGCCACATGACCAGCCACAGACTTATGGTGCTCTGCATTGATCATTTCACTCATGTTGGCAGGAGTGGCTACAAAGTCCTCAGATGCGATATATTCGCCAGTAAGGGCTGAAAGGAAACCTTCATAGATGAAGACCAGTCCTTGACCACCTGAGTCCACAACGCCAACTTCCTTCAAGACTGGAAGCATATCTGGCGTTTTAGCTAGAGCGGTTTTAGCACCTTCTAAGGCTGCACGCATGACTTCAACAGCGTCATCTGTCTGCTCAGCTTTTTTCTTAGCACCGATAGCAGCCCCACGAGAAACTGTCAAAATCGTTCCTTCAACTGGTTTCATCACTGCCTTATAGGCAACTTCTACACCTGATTGGAAGGCAAGGGCCAAGTCTTGACCTGTTAACTCGTCTTTATCCTTGATGGCTTGTGAAAATCCACGGAAAAGCTGAGACGTAATAACGCCTGAGTTTCCACGCGCACCCATCAAAAGACCTTTGGCAAGAATGCTCGCTACCTCGCCAACTGTAGAAGCTGGCTTGTCTGCAACTTCTTTAGCTCCATTTTCAATGGTCATTCCCATGTTTGTTCCAGTATCTCCATCTGGAACTGGAAAGACGTTTAATGAATTGACATATTCAGCTTGCTTATTCAAGCGAGTTGATGCAGCCTGCACCATTTCTTGAAATAAGCTAGTAGTAATTTTTGACACGGTTATTCTCCTACAACTTTGATATTTTGAATGTAGACATTTACAGTCTGAGCAGTAATTCCAAGTTGGTTTTCCAAACTAAAACGAACACGCTCTTGAATGTTTTTTGACACTTCGCTAATCTTTGTTCCGTAGCTCAACACGGTATATACATCAACTGCAATACTGCCATCTTCGGCCGCCTTTACGACGACACCTTTGGAATAATTTTCCTTACCTAGAAGGGCTTGGAAATTATCTTTGAGGGCATTTTTACTAGCCATACCGACCACACCAAAAATCTCAGTTGCTGCTCCACCTACGACGGTTGCAATCACTTCATCTGTTAGTTCGATTTGACCATCTTTTGTATTAATTTTTACAGTCATCCTTTTTACCTCAACTAGTTGATACTCTATTTTATCATATTTCAGCCCAAGTGTAAAAGCAGAATACTGTATCAGCGGATATTTACTCTATTTTTCAAATGATTTTATATCTACAGTAAAAGAAAAAAGACCCTAAGGTCTCCTTACTTTTATTATTAAACGCGTTCAACTTTACCTGATTTCAAAGCACGAGCTGAAGCCCAAACTTTTTTAGGTTTACCATCGATAAGAACAGTAACTTTTTGAAGGTTTGGTTTTACGGCACGTTTTGTTTGGTTCATCGCGTGTGAACGGTTGTTTCCTGATACAGTCTTACGACCTGTAAAGTAACATACTTTAGCCATTTGTGTTTTCCTCCTATTAGATCTAATATAGCGGATGTGCTAGCACCACATACCGTACTATGTTATCACACTTTCTCTGTTTTGGCAAGGGGATTGAAAGATTTGTTTGTGTCTAAATTTTTGGGAATAATCAAATATCCTTATAACTCAATAAGAAAGCGAGATTTTTCAGACAAAAAAACTGGAAAAAGTTCCTCACTTTACCCCAGCCCTTGACTATATTGCACTATTTATGCTACAATATTGTTTGACTGATTAAGCAAAGTGTGTTTTTGTCTTAATCGGTGGTGTAGAAGTTGCTGCTTCTACACCTTTTTCGTTTTTATTTACTCTATTATTGTAACACACATTAGGCAAAAAAGCAACTATTTTGTATAAAAACATGACAAAAACACCTCTAAAAAATCTTTTTTTAGAGGCTTTTGTCTGCCTTTTTGTATTATTTATGCCCTCTTTTTCTGATAACAGCTTTGTGCGGCCTATGGTTAATACGAAATCCTGCACCTAGTCCCGTATCCCTAAATTCTTCATACTCTTGTCTCCAAGATCCAAAAAATAGATTGTATAGCTGATCAATTCGTTCAAGGAGTATCATTCTGGACATAGTACAAGCCCCTTCGATGGACCAATACATCCCTCGATGTTTCATACGGTAAGTAACCTTTCGGTGCTGACTCTCCATTACCCCGATACCACGTGAGGATAACCCTCTAAGTTTAGGTGGTCTAGTGTCACAGAAATTTCTTAATAATTTCTTACGAAAATTGTAAAAATTATCAAGAGCTTCTTGACTTTCTGTGAGAGATTCAACTGTATCTAGTACGGTCTGAAGCAGGCTCTTCTGATGATTTTTGATGGCCTTAAAAGCAAGATCAAGTAGTGTAGATGGGTACGGCTTCAGGAATCTTTTAAGTTCTTCATTGACATGATAAGCATCCCAGAAATGCTCATGACGTTTAATCCGTAGGACCTTCTTAATTTCTTGAAATATTCTGCGAGAATATCCTTTACCATTGTCCGAGTTAGTGATAAGAAGAGTTCGATCAGTGATTTCAAAATGATTGCAGAGATAGTCTATCAATTCTTCCTTTGCTTGTTCATGGCTTGTATGGATAATCTCATGCTTATTCTCTAGTACATACCGATTATTACCAACCTTCTTCGCTCCAGTATGAATCAGAAAATGGGCCAAGTCTGTATTGTGTCGTTCATCATTGCTTGATGTTGTCTTGACGAGCACACCATCTCCCTCCAGGTAGATTTTATCTGCCTGTATTTTTTTCGGTTGCTCATCACCTTTAAAAAGCCGATAACGTTCCCTCTCTGAAAAGAGTTTACCTGCCATTTTTACGGACTTCAAAACAGCGTCCTTTGTTATCTCCAAACGATAAGCCATCTTA is a window of Streptococcus mitis DNA encoding:
- a CDS encoding ISLre2 family transposase, translating into MFRFDEKEFVAELDRKREQQFLKRVRDYDEQVAPSMRLRGYKRIDSTERTVVFTFGEVTFSRNRWRKGKKSCYPVDEWLGLEKYMRYSPELIFHMAKHASVLSYREVCRTVKMAYRLEITKDAVLKSVKMAGKLFSERERYRLFKGDEQPKKIQADKIYLEGDGVLVKTTSSNDERHNTDLAHFLIHTGAKKVGNNRYVLENKHEIIHTSHEQAKEELIDYLCNHFEITDRTLLITNSDNGKGYSRRIFQEIKKVLRIKRHEHFWDAYHVNEELKRFLKPYPSTLLDLAFKAIKNHQKSLLQTVLDTVESLTESQEALDNFYNFRKKLLRNFCDTRPPKLRGLSSRGIGVMESQHRKVTYRMKHRGMYWSIEGACTMSRMILLERIDQLYNLFFGSWRQEYEEFRDTGLGAGFRINHRPHKAVIRKRGHK
- a CDS encoding thiamine biosynthesis protein ThiS — its product is MFLYKIVAFLPNVCYNNRVNKNEKGVEAATSTPPIKTKTHFA
- a CDS encoding Asp23/Gls24 family envelope stress response protein, which codes for MTVKINTKDGQIELTDEVIATVVGGAATEIFGVVGMASKNALKDNFQALLGKENYSKGVVVKAAEDGSIAVDVYTVLSYGTKISEVSKNIQERVRFSLENQLGITAQTVNVYIQNIKVVGE
- the rpmB gene encoding 50S ribosomal protein L28 produces the protein MAKVCYFTGRKTVSGNNRSHAMNQTKRAVKPNLQKVTVLIDGKPKKVWASARALKSGKVERV
- a CDS encoding DAK2 domain-containing protein, producing MSKITTSLFQEMVQAASTRLNKQAEYVNSLNVFPVPDGDTGTNMGMTIENGAKEVADKPASTVGEVASILAKGLLMGARGNSGVITSQLFRGFSQAIKDKDELTGQDLALAFQSGVEVAYKAVMKPVEGTILTVSRGAAIGAKKKAEQTDDAVEVMRAALEGAKTALAKTPDMLPVLKEVGVVDSGGQGLVFIYEGFLSALTGEYIASEDFVATPANMSEMINAEHHKSVAGHVATEDITFGYCTEIMVALKQGPTYAKDFDYDEFRNYLNELGDSLLVVNDDEIVKVHVHTEDPGLVMQEGLKYGSLVKVKVDNMRNQHEAQVEKEAAQVSKPAEEKEYALIAVVAGKGLADIFRSQGVDYVIEGGQTMNPSTEDFIKAVEQVNARNIIFLPNNKNIFMAAQSAAEVLEQPAVVVETRTLPQGLTSLLAFDPSKSIEENQERMTATLRDVVSGSVTTAVRDTTIDGLEIHENDNLGMVDGKILVSNPDMHQTLTETLKHMLDEDSEIVTFYVGEDGSEELANEIAQEIAEEFEDVEVEIHQGQQPVYPYLFSVE